A segment of the candidate division WOR-3 bacterium genome:
ATCAAAATCAAGGATTGATTGGTTTAAGATTTTAATCTCCATTGTATCTCCTTTTAAGACTTAAGTCTAATTATATATAAAATTTTTACTAAGTCAATATTTAATAATCTAAGACTTGTAGTGTCAGACCTTGGTCTGCAGATATTTAAAAGCCGAGCAATCTCGGCCACTACATAATTAATAATCAGCAGTTTAAACACAAAAATAATTAGAACAAAAGTGGATGACTCAACTATTTTACATTCTGATTGATTTTTTAAAAAAATTATTTATAATATCCTTAAGAAGCGCGTTAATAAATTCTACGAATATAAAGGACGGATAGGGATGGCTAAGAAAAAAGGCACAGTAGTTTTAGATAAAGATACAAATTTAAAATTTCCACATATTTTGATAATTGATGCCTCGGCAGGAACAGGAAAGACACACACCCTTGCCCAGCGTTATGTCCAGTATATACTTTCACAAGTTATTCCTTATAATACCCCCAGCAATATCCTTGCTATTACTTTTACAAACAATGCCGCAAGAGAGATGAAACAAAGAATTCTTGATTGGTTGAAAAAACTTGCATTGGGAATTGACTGCGAAGAGAAAAGGCAGACTTTGGAACTTGTTAGTTTAAGCCCGGAACAGATTAAGAAACAAGCGAAAATAGTACTGGATAATATCCTCAAACATTGGTCAGATTTCCATATTCAGACTATTGATAGTTTTATGAGCCGGATTTTGCGTTCCTCAGCACATGAAATAGGTATACCACTTGAGACTGAAATTACAGAATCCTATGAAGTGCTTGTTGATTCTGCCCTCGCTATTATTTTCAAGGATGTGGAGGATAGAGCGGTACAAGAAGAATTAGAACAGTTTCTTGAACTTTTAAACCAGGAATCTAATACGTTTGCATGGAATCCACAATTCAGAATAATTGAAAAATTTACAGAATTCCTTAAAGAAGAAGGGAAGGTATTGGAGAAAATTATTTTTGAAGATAGTTTCGCCGAAATCAATAAAAGGTTGGCTCTTATTACTGAGATATATCAGAAGGTCGTAGAATTGGGGTTTAAGGATAAGATAAAAAAGACAATGCAAGAGGCAGTGGAACAAAGCAACATAAAAGAACTAATTGGTGGATTTGATAGAGTATCATTATGGTTTAATAAAAAACAGCTTAACGCCCTTGATGAAAGCGTGGAAAATATCTGCAAGGAACTTCCCCAGATTATTGAAGAACTTACTGTGCTTTATTCAAATTCACATTATTTCCACTATGGTATTTTTTATGAAAAATTTAAAAAGGCGTTAAATATTGAGAAAAGGAAAAACGAGATTATCCATTTTGATGATATTAATAAAATACTTTCGGAATATATCAGGCGGGATAATGTCCCCGAAGTTTATTACCGTCTTGGTGATACCCTTTACCATTTTATGCTTGATGAATTTCAGGATACAGACCGCGTCCAGTGGGAGAATATTCAGCCTTTGCTATTTGAGGCTTATTCCAAGGGAGGTTCTTTCTTTGCAGTGGGTGATATGAAACAGGCAATATATCTCTTTCGCAAAGCGGATTATCGGATAATGCGAAACATTGTCCAGAAGATTAGGTTCCGGGACAGTTATGAGAGTTCATATTTACCTGACAATGTTATTGATAATGCCCGCATCATTCCACTTGAAGAAAATTTCCGCAGTGGGAATGTTATACTCACCTATGTTGATAACATTTTCAAAAATAAATTGAAACAAATTCAGGATGTAATACTCCTTAAAGAAGACCGAACTGGCCTGACCGATTATGTGCAGACAACAAAGAAAAAATATCAAGGTTATGTAAAAACAATTGTATTGAATAAAAGTGAAGAAGAATTAGAAAAGGATGCACTCTTGGAAATAATAAATGATGTTCTTAAAAGATATCAGCCCCGCGATATTGCGATTCTTGCTCACAAAAATAGACATATTGAGAAGATTGTAGAATGGTTAACCGAGAAATCTATTGATACTGCTTCCTTCAGTTCTTTGAACATCAAGAAACGGAAGATAATAATGGAGATTGTTAATCTTTTACAATTTCTTGATTCACCAATTGATAATCTGAGTTTTGCTACTTTCATCACAGGCGATATTTTTTTAAGTGCCGTAAAATCCTGGGGCAGAGAAATTAAGCGCGAAGATATATTATCATTTATTATGGATGCAACGGCCCAAAAGAGTTCTGGAACAAATCTTTATGTAGAATTTAGAGATGGTCTTGAATTTTCTTCACTCTGGCAGAAATTCTTTGAAGACATTTTTAATAAAGTTGGATATTATCCACTCTATGACCTAATCTCTGAAATTTACAGGACCTTCAAGGTCTTTGATAACTTTAAAGAAGAAGCGGGTTTTTTAGCAAGGTTTCTTGAAGCAATAAGTCTCATTGAGGCTAAGGGAATGAATAATATTAAAGATTTTTTAAAACTTGTTGCCGAAGAACAGGAAGAATCTGTTCTCAATATAATGCTTCCTGATTACATTGATGCGGTCAAGGTGATGACATTCCATAAGGCAAAAGGGCTCGGCTTCCCGGTGGTTATAAATATGATATATGACGAAGGAGGGGGACCCCAATATATGTTTTTTGATAAAGAAGATGAACACCTTAAGATTTATTATATCATAAAGGGTTTCCAGGAAAAATCTGCGAAACTGGCGAGAATTTATTCCGAAAAAAATCTGGATGAATTGATTCAAACACTAAATCTTTTATACGTCGCTAATACACGGGCGATGAATGAATTGTATAATATTGTTATAAAAAGGGATGACCGATACCACAATGCCTATACCGATCTCTTTGAGGAATTTGAAGACGGCGAGAAAATTGCTCCACTTGAAAGGGCAATTAGCAGACCTGAATCTACAGAAATCAAAATACCCGAACATTTTGAAATAGAGTTCGTTGAACAGGAGGAAAGGAATTGGTCAATAAATCGGATTCTGGAGACAAAAAAGGGTGAGTTTTTCCACGAAATTCTGGCACAGATAGATTTTGTCGGGAGTGATATTGATAAGAAACTGGATGAAGTTATGAAACGGGTTTTAACAAAATCAAAAGAGATTTATGAGTTTGAATGGATTAAAGAGACGATTTTGAATTTTTTAAATATTGATAAAGCAAGGGAATGGTTTAATGAAAAACCCGGTAGAGAGGTATATCAGGAAATAGAATATACTAACGAACAAGGCTTATTATATCGCATTGACCGTGTTGTGATTGATCCCGAAAGTATCACAATTATTGATTTCAAGACCGGCACTGATGAACTTGATTATTACTATAACCAGTTGAGAAACTATATAAGAATTGTAAAAAATCTAAATCCACAAAAAGAGGTGAAGGGATATATTGCATTTATTGAGACCGGAAAAATAAATGAGGTAAAATGAAAAATACTTATTTGCTTTCTTCTGGTTTAGACATAATTGAATTCACTGCGAATCTCTTACTTGAACATACTGAAGAACTTTCGCAGTCTATCGTCGTTTTTCCGGGCAAGAGGCCCGGTCATTTTTTAAGAAAATATATTGCGGATAAATTGAATCAGCCATTTACCCCACCCAGAATTTTATCAATGGATGAGTTTGTTGATTTTGTATATACTACTTATCTTGGTTGCAATGACCGTATCGCAGGGGCAATAGACTGCGTTCCGATTATATTCAATCTAAATAAAAGTGAAAATTTGATTGCGAAACAAGAAATCCAGTTATATCTCGATGAATTCCTCCCCTGGTGCTTCAAATTATTCGGTGATTTTGAGGAATTGTGCATAGAAGAAATAGGTCCTTCAAAATTGAGAGAGATTGATGAGATTGCAGGTGAAAATATCCCCCTCCGGATTAAAGAAAATTTAATTAAACTTTCGCGACTTTATGAGTTATTTTATGAAAGATTAATGGCAGTTAATCTTTCCACCCGTTCACTGCGTTACCAAAAGGTTGCACAGGAAATTGATAAAATTGATTTTAAACCATTTAAAAAAATTTTATTTGCCGGACTTTTTGCCCTGACGAGATCGGAAAGGAGAATGTTATCACACCTTGCCAAAGATGAGAGGGTAATATTTATTCTGCAGAAGGGACCTGATATCGATGATACAATAAAGAGCCTTAAACTTGATGTTGTTGATGTAGAAATGGAAAAGGAACCTCCGACAATACATTTCTATCAGGCGATGGATACCCACGGCGAGGTCTTTAAACTGAATCAACTGATAAATAAAAAAAGAGATTTTGGTTTTAAAGATGTAATTGTCCTGCCTCTTGCTGATTCACTTCTTCCCGTTGTGCAACATACCCTAGGATATATTGGTAAAGACTACAATATTTCAATGGGTTACCCTATTTCACGCACTCCGGTCTATGCAATAATTCAGACTCTTTCGGAACTTATAGAAACCAGGGATGGAGATAGATATTATATGCCTGCGTACTTCAATTTTGTACTGCATCCTTATGTAAAAAATATTTATTTTAATCGGGCAAGTTATGTTACAAGAATAATCTTTCATACGCTTGAAGAAAAATTTATGAAAAATCAGAAAAGATTCATAACCCTGAGCGAAATTGAGCAAGATAAATTGGCTATTGGTGAATGTTTAAGGAAACTACAGAAACATAATAGTCTCGGGATTGATGAAGTTCAGATTAGAAACCATTTATGCGAAATTCATAATATATTAATTAGACCCTTTGAAGATATAAAAAATATTGAGGACTTTGCTGATAAACTTTTGAATTTCTTTTCTTTTATATCAGAAAAAAGCCCGGCAAATTTGCATCCGTTTACTGCACCTTTCATTAAAACTGTTCTTGAATCAATTTATGAGTTAAAAACTTCCAATTTGAAACTTGAGACGTTTAAAGATACAAGTAGTTATTTTAGATTAATAAAAAATTATTTGCGAACTATAAGGTATCCATTCCCAGGAACACCGGTCAAAGGACTGCAGGTTCTCGGTTTTTTGGAAACAAGAAATATCAAGTTTGATACTGTTTATATTCTGGATGTAAACGAAGGAATTCTGCCTGATGTTAAGAAAGAGGACACCTTGCTACCAAATGGACTCCGTGCATATCTTGGCTTGCCGACCTACGAAACACGGGAAAAAATATTTAACTATTATTTTGAAACACTTTTATCGGGTGCGAAAGAAGTCCATATTTTCTATGTTGAGGGTGCGGATAAAGAAAAGAGTCGGTTCGTTGAAAAATTAATCTGGGAGCAACAACAAAATGAAGGCAATCTAACTTTTGCGAAGAGTGACATATTCTTTAATGTTAAATTTTCTCAAAAAGAGCCCGCACCAATTGAAAAAACAGATGCTATGATTCAGGTCATCAAAAGTTCTTTGGATTTTTCTGCCACAAAACTTGATCAGTACCTGAAATGTCCGTTGAGTTTCTATTATAGTGCCGTTTTAGGTTTAGGTGCAAAAGAAGAGATAACAGGAGAGCCCAATGCAATGAAAACAGGGGGTCTTGTTCATAAAATCCTGGAGAGATTTTTTACTACTAAGATTGGTAAGGTATTAATAATAACAGAGAGTGATTACAAAACTATGGATGGTATTGTAGAAGAAGTACTAAAAGATGAATTCCAGGAATCAAAAGATGGTTTCATATATCTAATTGAAATGCAGATCAAAAAACGGATGAAGGATGTGTTAAATTACCATCGAAAAAAAGAATT
Coding sequences within it:
- a CDS encoding PD-(D/E)XK nuclease family protein gives rise to the protein MKNTYLLSSGLDIIEFTANLLLEHTEELSQSIVVFPGKRPGHFLRKYIADKLNQPFTPPRILSMDEFVDFVYTTYLGCNDRIAGAIDCVPIIFNLNKSENLIAKQEIQLYLDEFLPWCFKLFGDFEELCIEEIGPSKLREIDEIAGENIPLRIKENLIKLSRLYELFYERLMAVNLSTRSLRYQKVAQEIDKIDFKPFKKILFAGLFALTRSERRMLSHLAKDERVIFILQKGPDIDDTIKSLKLDVVDVEMEKEPPTIHFYQAMDTHGEVFKLNQLINKKRDFGFKDVIVLPLADSLLPVVQHTLGYIGKDYNISMGYPISRTPVYAIIQTLSELIETRDGDRYYMPAYFNFVLHPYVKNIYFNRASYVTRIIFHTLEEKFMKNQKRFITLSEIEQDKLAIGECLRKLQKHNSLGIDEVQIRNHLCEIHNILIRPFEDIKNIEDFADKLLNFFSFISEKSPANLHPFTAPFIKTVLESIYELKTSNLKLETFKDTSSYFRLIKNYLRTIRYPFPGTPVKGLQVLGFLETRNIKFDTVYILDVNEGILPDVKKEDTLLPNGLRAYLGLPTYETREKIFNYYFETLLSGAKEVHIFYVEGADKEKSRFVEKLIWEQQQNEGNLTFAKSDIFFNVKFSQKEPAPIEKTDAMIQVIKSSLDFSATKLDQYLKCPLSFYYSAVLGLGAKEEITGEPNAMKTGGLVHKILERFFTTKIGKVLIITESDYKTMDGIVEEVLKDEFQESKDGFIYLIEMQIKKRMKDVLNYHRKKEFSKRIIIECEGNRSPVYRPGRKPLSKANIKLTNGEIVQLVGKLDRVDKDADFHYIIDYKTGKDADVPGIEKFDIENREEWLNTLKSVQLPSYLIIYLSNNPDVNVENINAGLMLLGKREIKESYLFPENITVAEKKSVYENLKKAVVMLIEEILNPNIPFMPAEDTESCAGCDFKVMCGRQWVEKKW
- a CDS encoding UvrD-helicase domain-containing protein, with protein sequence MAKKKGTVVLDKDTNLKFPHILIIDASAGTGKTHTLAQRYVQYILSQVIPYNTPSNILAITFTNNAAREMKQRILDWLKKLALGIDCEEKRQTLELVSLSPEQIKKQAKIVLDNILKHWSDFHIQTIDSFMSRILRSSAHEIGIPLETEITESYEVLVDSALAIIFKDVEDRAVQEELEQFLELLNQESNTFAWNPQFRIIEKFTEFLKEEGKVLEKIIFEDSFAEINKRLALITEIYQKVVELGFKDKIKKTMQEAVEQSNIKELIGGFDRVSLWFNKKQLNALDESVENICKELPQIIEELTVLYSNSHYFHYGIFYEKFKKALNIEKRKNEIIHFDDINKILSEYIRRDNVPEVYYRLGDTLYHFMLDEFQDTDRVQWENIQPLLFEAYSKGGSFFAVGDMKQAIYLFRKADYRIMRNIVQKIRFRDSYESSYLPDNVIDNARIIPLEENFRSGNVILTYVDNIFKNKLKQIQDVILLKEDRTGLTDYVQTTKKKYQGYVKTIVLNKSEEELEKDALLEIINDVLKRYQPRDIAILAHKNRHIEKIVEWLTEKSIDTASFSSLNIKKRKIIMEIVNLLQFLDSPIDNLSFATFITGDIFLSAVKSWGREIKREDILSFIMDATAQKSSGTNLYVEFRDGLEFSSLWQKFFEDIFNKVGYYPLYDLISEIYRTFKVFDNFKEEAGFLARFLEAISLIEAKGMNNIKDFLKLVAEEQEESVLNIMLPDYIDAVKVMTFHKAKGLGFPVVINMIYDEGGGPQYMFFDKEDEHLKIYYIIKGFQEKSAKLARIYSEKNLDELIQTLNLLYVANTRAMNELYNIVIKRDDRYHNAYTDLFEEFEDGEKIAPLERAISRPESTEIKIPEHFEIEFVEQEERNWSINRILETKKGEFFHEILAQIDFVGSDIDKKLDEVMKRVLTKSKEIYEFEWIKETILNFLNIDKAREWFNEKPGREVYQEIEYTNEQGLLYRIDRVVIDPESITIIDFKTGTDELDYYYNQLRNYIRIVKNLNPQKEVKGYIAFIETGKINEVK